The genomic DNA TGGCCTTCCACATCATCCGCCCCAACGTGAAGAAGATGAACTCCACCACGCTCTACTCCGCCAACCTGGTCATCTCCGACATCCTGTTCACACTATCACTACCGTTACGGATAATCTACTACGCCCTGGGCTTCCACTGGCCCCTGGGGGAGGCCCTGTGTAAGATCACAGGGCTGATCTTCTACATCAACACTTACGCCGGGGTCAACTTCATGACCTGCCTCAGTGTGGACCGGTTCATTGCTGTCGTCTTGCCGCTCCGATTCGCACGCTTCCGTAAGATCTCCAATGTCCGGTACATTTGTGTCGGGGTGTGGTTGCTGGTCTTAATGCAAACTCTGCCCCTCCTCTCCATGCCCATGACTAACGAGGAACCTGATGGCTTCATCACCTGTATGGAGTATCCCAACTTCGAACCGGTGCCCAACATCTCCTATATCCTGATTGGCGCCGTATTCCTAGGCTACGGAGTCCCCGTGGTGACCATCCTGGTGTGCTACTCCATACTGTGCTATAAACTCCGCCTCGCCGCCAAGGCCAATCAGCTGACGGACAAGTCGGGGCGCAGCCAAAAAGCCATCGGGGTGATCTGCTGCGTCTCCCTGGTGTTTGTGGTCTGTTTCAGCCCCTATCACATGAACCTCCTCCAATACATGATCCGAAAGCTGATCTACACACCAGACTGTGCTGAACTCACAGCCTTCCAGATCTCCTTACACTTCACTGTTTGTCTGATGAACCTCAACTCCTGCCTGGATCCATTCATCTACTTCTTTGCCTGTAAGGGTTACAAGAGTAAGGTGCTGAAGATCC from Oncorhynchus keta strain PuntledgeMale-10-30-2019 chromosome 7, Oket_V2, whole genome shotgun sequence includes the following:
- the gpr183a gene encoding G-protein coupled receptor 183-A, producing MEVMRTFNQPPTSSHPTPTLNDSDTCITLYNHRGYARVLMPLFYCIVFSVGLLGNALAFHIIRPNVKKMNSTTLYSANLVISDILFTLSLPLRIIYYALGFHWPLGEALCKITGLIFYINTYAGVNFMTCLSVDRFIAVVLPLRFARFRKISNVRYICVGVWLLVLMQTLPLLSMPMTNEEPDGFITCMEYPNFEPVPNISYILIGAVFLGYGVPVVTILVCYSILCYKLRLAAKANQLTDKSGRSQKAIGVICCVSLVFVVCFSPYHMNLLQYMIRKLIYTPDCAELTAFQISLHFTVCLMNLNSCLDPFIYFFACKGYKSKVLKILKRQVSVSFSSAARTLPEGSSRDVNDGMKIHLNSTRHKP